A stretch of Brassica rapa cultivar Chiifu-401-42 chromosome A08, CAAS_Brap_v3.01, whole genome shotgun sequence DNA encodes these proteins:
- the LOC103835179 gene encoding pollen-specific leucine-rich repeat extensin-like protein 2 isoform X1, protein MDFFSSKKDGKRSGLFGKKSASKSNPATPPHPAAGRSPPPSYLSNKRAETEYDFPISREQRTYPKQPASERVPNSHPRPPVYGYGTPERRERKERMSYEPETNAPSSPFHPSGNRTPERRRKSSEYSREQQDRTYEADTRSNASPFHPFKSPSPSPYHTPDRHREHDADHYEAMYEPEANNMFQNRAPGSPFRQAGNRSPSPYRTPDRQQSEDLYERDGDVTPRNSSPPSPFHPAANRSPPPQSYRTPDRRGNHPDDEQDGEVTPRTSSPPSPFHPAARRSPPPPQPYRTPDRRRNHPDNQQSEEVYERDGEVTPRNSSPPSPFHPAATRSPPPQQYRTPDRRSNNHNDEQMEAMYEPDGYVMRQDSPPRSPLHGGAYYSSSDDDNHSTYLFPEIGTPTRSIPVSANTTPVHHNYQIIAAETYEQEKQYEPPELADESQSFSIQEIAKMRGLKEESQSMISESYVSVANYRVKSSVAETLQAIISKHGDIAASSKLQSNVTRSYYLESLAAVVMELRTSGLKDLTKTRVAEMAAVVKDMESVKIEVTWLKKAVAELGEAVECAGEYEAAKAEREACERDMKARKGEMEEMREELGKREKEIRECRERVTAVAGKLGQLEMKGSRLSKNLDMFHSKVDKFQGEVVLLHV, encoded by the exons ATGGACTTCTTCAGTTCAAAGAAAGATGGAAAACGATCAG GACTGTTCGGGAAGAAAAGCGCGAGCAAGAGCAATCCGGCGACCCCTCCTCATCCCGCCGCTGGTAGATCCCCGCCACCATCGTATCTCTCCAACAAAAGAGCCGAGACAGAGTATGATTTCCCTATCTCCCGTGAACAAAGAACATACCCGAAACAACCGGCGTCTGAACGCGTCCCCAACTCCCACCCCAGGCCTCCTGTGTACGGATATGGCACG CCTGAACGTAGAGAAAGAAAGGAGAGGATGAGTTATGAGCCAGAGACTAACGCTCCTTCAAGCCCCTTTCATCCCTCTGGAAACCGCACG CCTGAACGTCGTAGAAAGTCAAGCGAGTATAGCCGAGAACAGCAGGATCGAACGTATGAGGCAGATACCCGAAGCAATGCAAGCCCCTTTCACCCATTCAAAAGCCCTTCTCCATCTCCATACCACACG CCTGATCGCCACAGAGAACACGATGCAGACCACTACGAGGCAATGTATGAGCCTGAGGCCAATAACATGTTTCAGAACAGAGCTCCTGGGAGCCCATTTCGTCAAGCCGGAAACCGCTCTCCATCACCATATAGAACT CCTGATCGTCAGCAATCTGAAGACCTGTACGAGCGAGATGGTGATGTAACACCTCGAAACAGCTCTCCACCAAGCCCTTTTCATCCAGCAGCAAACCGATCACCACCACCACAATCATACAGAACG CCTGATCGTCGTGGAAACCACCCTGATGATGAGCAAGACGGCGAAGTAACACCACGAACCAGCTCTCCACCGAGCCCCTTTCATCCAGCCGCAAGACGttcgccaccaccaccacaaccaTACAGAACG CCTGATCGTCGTAGAAACCACCCTGACAATCAGCAATCCGAGGAAGTGTATGAGCGAGACGGCGAAGTAACACCACGAAACAGCTCTCCACCAAGCCCATTTCATCCAGCTGCGACCCGTTCGCCACCACCACAACAATACAGAACG CCTGACCGTCGCAGCAACAATCATAATGATGAGCAAATGGAAGCAATGTATGAGCCAGATGGCTACGTTATGCGGCAGGACAGCCCTCCTCGGAGTCCACTTCATGGAGGAGCATACTATTCATCCAGTGATGATGATAACCACTCCACCTACCTCTTCCCAGAAATTGGCACCCCAACTCGTTCCATCCCAGTCTCCGCCAACACCACT CCTGTTCACCACAACTACCAAATCATTGCGGCGGAAACCTACGAGCAAGAGAAGCAGTACGAGCCACCGGAGCTAGCGGACGAGTCACAGAGCTTCTCGATCCAGGAGATCGCCAAAATGCGAGGACTCAAGGAAGAGAGCCAATCGATGATCTCCGAGTCCTACGTATCCGTGGCCAACTACAGAGTGAAGTCGAGCGTGGCGGAAACGCTCCAGGCGATCATCTCCAAGCACGGGGACATCGCCGCCTCCTCGAAGCTCCAGTCCAACGTGACGAGGTCCTACTACCTCGAATCCCTAGCCGCCGTGGTGATGGAGCTGAGGACGTCTGGACTGAAGGATCTGACGAAGACGAGAGTGGCGGAGATGGCGGCGGTGGTGAAGGACATGGAGTCGGTGAAGATCGAGGTGACGTGGCTGAAGAAGGCGGTGGCGGAGCTGGGGGAGGCGGTGGAGTGCGCGGGGGAGTACGAGGCGGCGAAGGCGGAGAGGGAGGCGTGCGAGAGGGATATGAAGGCGAGGAAGGGGGAGATGGAGGAGATGAGGGAGGAGCTGGGGAAGAGGGAGAAGGAGATCAGGGAGTGCAGAGAGAGGGTGACGGCGGTGGCGGGAAAGCTGGGGCAGTTAGAGATGAAGGGATCGAGGTTGAGCAAGAATCTCGACATGTTTCACTCCAAAGTCGATAAGTTTCAAGGAGAAGTCGTCCTTCTCCACGTTTAA
- the LOC103835179 gene encoding bcl-2-associated transcription factor 1 isoform X2 translates to MDFFSSKKDGKRSGLFGKKSASKSNPATPPHPAAGRSPPPSYLSNKRAETEYDFPISREQRTYPKQPASERVPNSHPRPPVYGYGTPERRERKERMSYEPETNAPSSPFHPSGNRTPERRRKSSEYSREQQDRTYEADTRSNASPFHPFKSPSPSPYHTPDRHREHDADHYEAMYEPEANNMFQNRAPGSPFRQAGNRSPSPYRTPDRQQSEDLYERDGDVTPRNSSPPSPFHPAANRSPPPQSYRTPDRRRNHPDNQQSEEVYERDGEVTPRNSSPPSPFHPAATRSPPPQQYRTPDRRSNNHNDEQMEAMYEPDGYVMRQDSPPRSPLHGGAYYSSSDDDNHSTYLFPEIGTPTRSIPVSANTTPVHHNYQIIAAETYEQEKQYEPPELADESQSFSIQEIAKMRGLKEESQSMISESYVSVANYRVKSSVAETLQAIISKHGDIAASSKLQSNVTRSYYLESLAAVVMELRTSGLKDLTKTRVAEMAAVVKDMESVKIEVTWLKKAVAELGEAVECAGEYEAAKAEREACERDMKARKGEMEEMREELGKREKEIRECRERVTAVAGKLGQLEMKGSRLSKNLDMFHSKVDKFQGEVVLLHV, encoded by the exons ATGGACTTCTTCAGTTCAAAGAAAGATGGAAAACGATCAG GACTGTTCGGGAAGAAAAGCGCGAGCAAGAGCAATCCGGCGACCCCTCCTCATCCCGCCGCTGGTAGATCCCCGCCACCATCGTATCTCTCCAACAAAAGAGCCGAGACAGAGTATGATTTCCCTATCTCCCGTGAACAAAGAACATACCCGAAACAACCGGCGTCTGAACGCGTCCCCAACTCCCACCCCAGGCCTCCTGTGTACGGATATGGCACG CCTGAACGTAGAGAAAGAAAGGAGAGGATGAGTTATGAGCCAGAGACTAACGCTCCTTCAAGCCCCTTTCATCCCTCTGGAAACCGCACG CCTGAACGTCGTAGAAAGTCAAGCGAGTATAGCCGAGAACAGCAGGATCGAACGTATGAGGCAGATACCCGAAGCAATGCAAGCCCCTTTCACCCATTCAAAAGCCCTTCTCCATCTCCATACCACACG CCTGATCGCCACAGAGAACACGATGCAGACCACTACGAGGCAATGTATGAGCCTGAGGCCAATAACATGTTTCAGAACAGAGCTCCTGGGAGCCCATTTCGTCAAGCCGGAAACCGCTCTCCATCACCATATAGAACT CCTGATCGTCAGCAATCTGAAGACCTGTACGAGCGAGATGGTGATGTAACACCTCGAAACAGCTCTCCACCAAGCCCTTTTCATCCAGCAGCAAACCGATCACCACCACCACAATCATACAGAACG CCTGATCGTCGTAGAAACCACCCTGACAATCAGCAATCCGAGGAAGTGTATGAGCGAGACGGCGAAGTAACACCACGAAACAGCTCTCCACCAAGCCCATTTCATCCAGCTGCGACCCGTTCGCCACCACCACAACAATACAGAACG CCTGACCGTCGCAGCAACAATCATAATGATGAGCAAATGGAAGCAATGTATGAGCCAGATGGCTACGTTATGCGGCAGGACAGCCCTCCTCGGAGTCCACTTCATGGAGGAGCATACTATTCATCCAGTGATGATGATAACCACTCCACCTACCTCTTCCCAGAAATTGGCACCCCAACTCGTTCCATCCCAGTCTCCGCCAACACCACT CCTGTTCACCACAACTACCAAATCATTGCGGCGGAAACCTACGAGCAAGAGAAGCAGTACGAGCCACCGGAGCTAGCGGACGAGTCACAGAGCTTCTCGATCCAGGAGATCGCCAAAATGCGAGGACTCAAGGAAGAGAGCCAATCGATGATCTCCGAGTCCTACGTATCCGTGGCCAACTACAGAGTGAAGTCGAGCGTGGCGGAAACGCTCCAGGCGATCATCTCCAAGCACGGGGACATCGCCGCCTCCTCGAAGCTCCAGTCCAACGTGACGAGGTCCTACTACCTCGAATCCCTAGCCGCCGTGGTGATGGAGCTGAGGACGTCTGGACTGAAGGATCTGACGAAGACGAGAGTGGCGGAGATGGCGGCGGTGGTGAAGGACATGGAGTCGGTGAAGATCGAGGTGACGTGGCTGAAGAAGGCGGTGGCGGAGCTGGGGGAGGCGGTGGAGTGCGCGGGGGAGTACGAGGCGGCGAAGGCGGAGAGGGAGGCGTGCGAGAGGGATATGAAGGCGAGGAAGGGGGAGATGGAGGAGATGAGGGAGGAGCTGGGGAAGAGGGAGAAGGAGATCAGGGAGTGCAGAGAGAGGGTGACGGCGGTGGCGGGAAAGCTGGGGCAGTTAGAGATGAAGGGATCGAGGTTGAGCAAGAATCTCGACATGTTTCACTCCAAAGTCGATAAGTTTCAAGGAGAAGTCGTCCTTCTCCACGTTTAA
- the LOC103835179 gene encoding extensin-2 isoform X3, whose product MDFFSSKKDGKRSGLFGKKSASKSNPATPPHPAAGRSPPPSYLSNKRAETEYDFPISREQRTYPKQPASERVPNSHPRPPVYGYGTPERRERKERMSYEPETNAPSSPFHPSGNRTPERRRKSSEYSREQQDRTYEADTRSNASPFHPFKSPSPSPYHTPDRHREHDADHYEAMYEPEANNMFQNRAPGSPFRQAGNRSPSPYRTPDRQQSEDLYERDGDVTPRNSSPPSPFHPAANRSPPPQSYRTPDRRGNHPDDEQDGEVTPRTSSPPSPFHPAARRSPPPPQPYRTPDRRSNNHNDEQMEAMYEPDGYVMRQDSPPRSPLHGGAYYSSSDDDNHSTYLFPEIGTPTRSIPVSANTTPVHHNYQIIAAETYEQEKQYEPPELADESQSFSIQEIAKMRGLKEESQSMISESYVSVANYRVKSSVAETLQAIISKHGDIAASSKLQSNVTRSYYLESLAAVVMELRTSGLKDLTKTRVAEMAAVVKDMESVKIEVTWLKKAVAELGEAVECAGEYEAAKAEREACERDMKARKGEMEEMREELGKREKEIRECRERVTAVAGKLGQLEMKGSRLSKNLDMFHSKVDKFQGEVVLLHV is encoded by the exons ATGGACTTCTTCAGTTCAAAGAAAGATGGAAAACGATCAG GACTGTTCGGGAAGAAAAGCGCGAGCAAGAGCAATCCGGCGACCCCTCCTCATCCCGCCGCTGGTAGATCCCCGCCACCATCGTATCTCTCCAACAAAAGAGCCGAGACAGAGTATGATTTCCCTATCTCCCGTGAACAAAGAACATACCCGAAACAACCGGCGTCTGAACGCGTCCCCAACTCCCACCCCAGGCCTCCTGTGTACGGATATGGCACG CCTGAACGTAGAGAAAGAAAGGAGAGGATGAGTTATGAGCCAGAGACTAACGCTCCTTCAAGCCCCTTTCATCCCTCTGGAAACCGCACG CCTGAACGTCGTAGAAAGTCAAGCGAGTATAGCCGAGAACAGCAGGATCGAACGTATGAGGCAGATACCCGAAGCAATGCAAGCCCCTTTCACCCATTCAAAAGCCCTTCTCCATCTCCATACCACACG CCTGATCGCCACAGAGAACACGATGCAGACCACTACGAGGCAATGTATGAGCCTGAGGCCAATAACATGTTTCAGAACAGAGCTCCTGGGAGCCCATTTCGTCAAGCCGGAAACCGCTCTCCATCACCATATAGAACT CCTGATCGTCAGCAATCTGAAGACCTGTACGAGCGAGATGGTGATGTAACACCTCGAAACAGCTCTCCACCAAGCCCTTTTCATCCAGCAGCAAACCGATCACCACCACCACAATCATACAGAACG CCTGATCGTCGTGGAAACCACCCTGATGATGAGCAAGACGGCGAAGTAACACCACGAACCAGCTCTCCACCGAGCCCCTTTCATCCAGCCGCAAGACGttcgccaccaccaccacaaccaTACAGAACG CCTGACCGTCGCAGCAACAATCATAATGATGAGCAAATGGAAGCAATGTATGAGCCAGATGGCTACGTTATGCGGCAGGACAGCCCTCCTCGGAGTCCACTTCATGGAGGAGCATACTATTCATCCAGTGATGATGATAACCACTCCACCTACCTCTTCCCAGAAATTGGCACCCCAACTCGTTCCATCCCAGTCTCCGCCAACACCACT CCTGTTCACCACAACTACCAAATCATTGCGGCGGAAACCTACGAGCAAGAGAAGCAGTACGAGCCACCGGAGCTAGCGGACGAGTCACAGAGCTTCTCGATCCAGGAGATCGCCAAAATGCGAGGACTCAAGGAAGAGAGCCAATCGATGATCTCCGAGTCCTACGTATCCGTGGCCAACTACAGAGTGAAGTCGAGCGTGGCGGAAACGCTCCAGGCGATCATCTCCAAGCACGGGGACATCGCCGCCTCCTCGAAGCTCCAGTCCAACGTGACGAGGTCCTACTACCTCGAATCCCTAGCCGCCGTGGTGATGGAGCTGAGGACGTCTGGACTGAAGGATCTGACGAAGACGAGAGTGGCGGAGATGGCGGCGGTGGTGAAGGACATGGAGTCGGTGAAGATCGAGGTGACGTGGCTGAAGAAGGCGGTGGCGGAGCTGGGGGAGGCGGTGGAGTGCGCGGGGGAGTACGAGGCGGCGAAGGCGGAGAGGGAGGCGTGCGAGAGGGATATGAAGGCGAGGAAGGGGGAGATGGAGGAGATGAGGGAGGAGCTGGGGAAGAGGGAGAAGGAGATCAGGGAGTGCAGAGAGAGGGTGACGGCGGTGGCGGGAAAGCTGGGGCAGTTAGAGATGAAGGGATCGAGGTTGAGCAAGAATCTCGACATGTTTCACTCCAAAGTCGATAAGTTTCAAGGAGAAGTCGTCCTTCTCCACGTTTAA
- the LOC103835181 gene encoding probable protein phosphatase 2C 64: MLSALMNFLNACLWPHSDSASVSSGGGGRQEGLLWYRDSGHHVFGDFSMAVVQANNLLEDQSQLESGPLSTNGSAGPYGTFLGVYDGHGGPETSRFINDHMFNHLKRFAAEEQCMSPEVIKKAFQATEEGFLSIVTNQFQTRPQIATVGSCCLVTVICDGTLYVANAGDSRAVLGQVMKATGDVHATQLSDEHNASIESVRRELQALHPDHPDIVVLKHNVWRVKGIIQVSRSIGDVYLKRSEFNREPLYAKFRLRAPFSRPLLSAEPAVTVHRLKEQDKFIICASDGLWEHMSNQEAVEMVQNHPRNGIAKRLVKVALQEAAKKREMRYSDLKKIERGVRRHFHDDITVIVVFLDAKPGEVKGPAVSVKGAGVSIPKKT; the protein is encoded by the exons ATGCTATCTGCCTTGATGAACTTCCTCAATGCCTGTCTCTGGCCCCACTCCGATTCAGCCTCAGTTTCTTCTGGCGGCGGCGGCCGTCAAGAGGGTCTCTTGTGGTACAGAGACTCCGGTCATCACGTCTTTGGTGACTTCTCCATGGCCGTTGTTCAAGCCAACAACTTGCTCGAGGACCAGAGCCAGCTCGAGTCTGGCCCTCTTAGCACCAACGGCTCTGCTGGTCCTTACGGCACATTTCTTGGCGTCTACGATGGCCACGGCGGCCCTGAGACTTCCCGCTTCATCAATGATCATATGTTCAACCATCTCAAGA GATTTGCTGCGGAGGAACAGTGTATGTCACCGGAAGTGATAAAGAAAGCCTTCCAAGCGACTGAAGAAGGCTTCCTATCCATAGTCACCAATCAGTTCCAGACCAGGCCTCAAATAGCCACCGTTGGCTCATGCTGCCTTGTCACCGTCATCTGCGACGGGACGCTCTACGTGGCCAACGCGGGTGACTCACGTGCCGTGCTGGGACAAGTCATGAAGGCAACCGGCGATGTTCACGCCACTCAGCTCTCGGATGAGCACAATGCGTCTATAGAGTCAGTGCGAAGGGAGCTTCAGGCCCTGCATCCGGACCATCCGGATATAGTGGTTCTGAAGCATAACGTTTGGAGAGTAAAAGGAATCATTCAG GTTTCAAGATCCATTGGGGATGTGTATCTGAAACGGTCGGAGTTCAACAGGGAACCGCTGTACGCGAAATTCAGACTGAGGGCACCGTTCAGCAGGCCGTTACTGAGTGCAGAGCCGGCGGTGACGGTGCATAGGCTGAAGGAGCAGGACAAGTTTATAATATGTGCGTCAGATGGACTATGGGAACATATGAGTAACCAAGAAGCAGTAGAGATGGTGCAGAACCATCCGCGTAAC GGGATAGCAAAGAGGCTGGTGAAAGTGGCGCTACAAGAAGCGGcgaagaagagagagatgagatACTCAGACCTGAAGAAGATAGAGAGAGGGGTGCGAAGGCATTTCCACGATGATATAACGGTGATTGTTGTGTTCTTGGATGCAAAGCCTGGTGAGGTGAAAGGACCGGCGGTGTCAGTGAAAGGCGCGGGTGTGAGCATTCCCAAGAAAACATAG